In a genomic window of Thermoproteus tenax Kra 1:
- the mcm gene encoding minichromosome maintenance protein MCM yields MSAVELAQEAVKNKVKDFISSNERVLDEVVNMIIQHKRSLEVDFNDVLLFDKELADLIVERPKQTLPIADSAVREVVEEKDPETARRLRRFYFRVKGSPYAIPLRRLRSEYIGRLIRVEGIVTRQTPPKHFLYRALYRCTQCGYELELVQELEKHVEPPPRCPKCGATKSFMLVTELSQYIDWQKLIVQERPEELPPGQLPRSIEVILLDDQVDTVKPGDIVSITGVLDLTLSELKRGRPPILSSYLQSIYIESTNKEMIEDITRDDEKKILELARRPDVRDLIVRSIAPSIYGHEEIKEAIACLLFGGNEIVYPDGVRVRGDIHVLLVGDPGTAKSQLLKFVAKVAPRAVYTTGKGSSAAGLTAAVVRDKLTGDFYLEAGALVLADRGVAVIDEIDKMDVKDRVSIHEAMEQQTVSISKAGIVATLNARAAVVAAANPAFGRYLPNRTVAENIDLPVSLLSRFDLIFVVRDEPQEDYDKAVAGHILDLHTGSLPESFKEIIKPDLLRKYIIYARRHVKPQLSEEAKDKIRQFYLEMRRRYQGPGSAIAITARQLEALIRLTIAEAKMRLSPIATAEDAERAIRLYLAFLKSVGIDMESGVVDIDSVMTGVPASRREAYIKLSELIRRLEEAAKGPVKLEVLLDEAEKAGVPRADAQRLVELMIRNGELYTPRPGYVKRING; encoded by the coding sequence GTGTCCGCAGTTGAGCTGGCCCAAGAGGCTGTAAAGAACAAGGTAAAGGACTTTATCTCTTCGAACGAGCGGGTCCTGGACGAGGTCGTAAATATGATAATACAACACAAGCGGAGCCTCGAAGTGGACTTCAACGACGTTTTGTTGTTCGACAAAGAGCTCGCCGATCTTATCGTGGAGAGGCCGAAGCAGACTCTGCCCATTGCCGACTCAGCGGTGAGGGAGGTCGTGGAGGAGAAGGACCCCGAGACGGCGAGAAGGCTCAGGCGGTTCTACTTCAGAGTGAAGGGATCGCCATACGCAATACCGCTCAGGCGGCTGAGGTCTGAGTACATCGGGAGGCTCATAAGGGTCGAGGGCATTGTCACGAGGCAGACTCCGCCCAAACACTTCCTCTACAGGGCATTGTACAGATGTACACAGTGCGGCTACGAGCTGGAGCTTGTACAAGAGCTGGAGAAACACGTAGAGCCCCCTCCCCGTTGCCCTAAGTGCGGCGCCACAAAGTCCTTTATGTTGGTGACAGAGCTTTCCCAGTATATAGACTGGCAGAAACTGATAGTACAAGAGAGGCCCGAGGAGCTCCCGCCGGGCCAGCTCCCCAGATCTATCGAGGTGATCCTCTTGGACGACCAAGTGGATACAGTGAAGCCGGGCGACATAGTCTCGATTACCGGCGTGTTGGACCTCACTTTGAGCGAGCTAAAGAGGGGGAGGCCGCCCATACTGAGCTCCTACCTCCAGTCGATCTATATAGAGTCCACCAACAAGGAGATGATAGAGGATATAACCCGCGACGACGAGAAGAAGATACTGGAGCTCGCGAGGAGGCCCGACGTCAGAGACCTAATAGTTAGATCCATCGCGCCATCGATATATGGGCACGAGGAGATAAAGGAGGCCATCGCCTGCCTCCTCTTCGGCGGAAATGAGATCGTCTACCCCGACGGCGTCAGAGTCAGAGGCGATATCCACGTGCTACTCGTCGGAGACCCCGGCACTGCGAAGTCCCAGCTCCTCAAGTTTGTGGCGAAGGTGGCCCCGAGGGCCGTCTACACCACAGGCAAGGGCTCCTCCGCCGCAGGCCTCACAGCCGCCGTCGTGAGGGACAAGCTGACTGGCGACTTCTATCTAGAGGCGGGAGCCCTCGTGTTGGCCGACAGAGGGGTGGCGGTGATAGACGAGATAGACAAAATGGACGTAAAGGACAGAGTGTCCATCCACGAGGCCATGGAGCAACAGACAGTGTCCATAAGTAAGGCCGGCATAGTGGCGACGTTGAACGCCAGAGCCGCTGTGGTGGCCGCCGCAAACCCCGCCTTCGGCCGCTATCTTCCCAACAGGACCGTCGCCGAGAACATAGACCTCCCCGTGTCTCTGTTGAGCCGCTTCGATTTAATCTTCGTAGTGAGGGACGAGCCGCAGGAGGACTACGACAAGGCCGTGGCCGGCCACATACTCGACCTCCACACAGGGTCGCTCCCCGAGTCCTTCAAGGAGATCATAAAGCCGGACCTCCTGAGGAAGTACATAATATACGCGAGGCGCCACGTCAAGCCTCAGTTGAGCGAGGAGGCGAAGGACAAGATAAGGCAGTTCTATCTGGAGATGAGGCGGCGCTACCAGGGGCCCGGCTCCGCCATAGCCATAACGGCGCGCCAGCTGGAGGCCTTGATACGTCTGACGATAGCCGAGGCCAAGATGAGGCTCTCGCCCATAGCCACCGCCGAGGACGCCGAGAGGGCCATAAGGCTCTACTTGGCCTTTCTAAAGTCGGTGGGCATAGACATGGAGTCCGGGGTAGTGGACATAGACTCCGTGATGACGGGAGTCCCCGCCTCGCGGCGCGAGGCCTATATAAAGCTCTCGGAGCTTATAAGGCGGCTCGAGGAGGCGGCGAAGGGGCCCGTAAAGCTTGAGGTCCTGTTGGACGAGGCTGAGAAAGCCGGCGTTCCCCGGGCCGATGCCCAGAGGCTCGTGGAACTCATGATAAGGAACGGCGAGCTCTACACGCCGAGGCCCGGCTATGTGAAGAGGATCAACGGCTAG
- a CDS encoding EamA family transporter, with amino-acid sequence MIDVLPAVAAALIWAYASVSYKSYVEELGVFSLNFLRMAYAAAALAVPSLLLGLGGGGAAYAAVSGVLSLVVGDSLYLKAIQKSGVSVAVPAAYTYVLMEQFVAVTMGEPLKATYLVAGALVVFGVYLLAAGGGGRGPAGIPYALGAALAWALGYAAVKAAGIGGVSPISIAFLRVATALPVLAALNRPAELVGGLKRTWRSALPVVAALDLGGGSALFAYSATEVGLGLTVIITGVAPLASQLIARALGRERPSAREYAAAAAIFLAIAITSL; translated from the coding sequence GTGATCGACGTACTGCCCGCCGTAGCGGCCGCGCTTATCTGGGCCTACGCCTCAGTCTCCTACAAGTCCTATGTTGAGGAGCTGGGGGTCTTCTCGCTCAACTTTCTCAGAATGGCGTACGCGGCCGCGGCGCTGGCCGTCCCAAGCCTTCTGTTGGGGCTCGGAGGAGGCGGGGCTGCCTACGCCGCTGTGAGCGGCGTCCTCTCCCTGGTAGTCGGCGACTCCCTCTACCTCAAGGCCATTCAGAAGTCCGGCGTCTCAGTGGCCGTGCCCGCGGCCTACACCTACGTCCTCATGGAGCAGTTCGTGGCTGTCACTATGGGCGAGCCGCTCAAGGCGACCTATCTCGTTGCCGGAGCCCTCGTGGTGTTCGGCGTCTATCTTCTGGCGGCTGGAGGCGGAGGGAGGGGGCCTGCTGGCATTCCCTACGCCCTGGGGGCCGCGCTGGCGTGGGCGCTCGGATACGCCGCAGTGAAGGCGGCGGGCATCGGCGGAGTGAGCCCCATATCGATCGCCTTCTTGCGCGTGGCGACCGCCCTCCCCGTTTTGGCCGCGTTAAATAGGCCAGCGGAGCTCGTCGGCGGGCTCAAGAGGACTTGGAGATCGGCTCTTCCCGTGGTAGCGGCGCTTGACCTCGGGGGCGGCTCGGCGTTGTTCGCGTACTCTGCCACTGAGGTTGGGCTCGGCCTAACCGTCATAATAACGGGCGTGGCCCCCTTGGCTTCACAGCTCATCGCGAGGGCGCTTGGGAGGGAGAGGCCGAGCGCGAGGGAGTACGCCGCTGCAGCCGCGATATTTTTGGCCATAGCTATCACAAGCCTATGA
- a CDS encoding MFS transporter yields the protein MRRYQVAIGLERFLRNLATGYLAVVVPLYLKSLTGSALMAGVAVTVAGLISLGSSILYAALGDVVGHARGLAVSETAFAAALLVLGATKNPWAIAIALGLSGLGMLGPGATRGSFVPLIMALVRRNARGALERTRDLGAINFLSTAGGIVGSLLAGLLNLREALALFIGSVSAAALLVLLWLGRGETVRRINPLAGVAKRANTVWVYSLSQLLAGVGVGLSNSLLSLWMNVYLGVGKAAIGVIFALGNLAFSTASLFAHAFVRRLGMVKASAASRFASGALLAALPLAPNGAIFVVMYMLYNAMVGIGGTARSSFISGAAAEGSEATTPAVASISMRIAATPSAAAAGYLIDVGPPLLMPIAAAFIIAAGYVFLKLREEEGA from the coding sequence GTGCGGCGATATCAGGTGGCCATAGGCCTGGAGAGGTTCTTGAGGAACTTGGCCACGGGCTATCTCGCCGTAGTAGTTCCCCTCTATCTGAAGAGCTTGACCGGCAGCGCCCTCATGGCGGGAGTCGCCGTCACAGTGGCCGGCCTTATATCTCTGGGCTCCTCTATACTCTACGCCGCGTTGGGCGACGTAGTGGGCCACGCCAGAGGCCTCGCCGTAAGCGAAACCGCCTTCGCCGCCGCGCTCCTCGTATTGGGCGCCACGAAGAATCCCTGGGCGATCGCCATAGCCCTAGGGCTCAGCGGCTTAGGCATGTTGGGCCCCGGCGCCACCAGGGGCAGCTTCGTGCCCCTCATTATGGCGCTGGTGAGGAGGAACGCCCGCGGCGCCCTCGAGAGGACGAGGGACTTGGGCGCCATAAACTTCCTCTCGACTGCAGGGGGGATCGTCGGCTCGCTACTCGCGGGCCTGTTGAACCTGCGTGAGGCTCTGGCGTTGTTCATCGGCTCAGTCTCGGCGGCTGCGCTCCTCGTGCTACTCTGGCTGGGGCGCGGCGAGACTGTGCGGCGCATAAACCCCCTCGCTGGAGTCGCCAAAAGGGCCAACACCGTCTGGGTCTACTCCCTCAGCCAGCTCTTGGCCGGAGTAGGCGTGGGCCTCTCCAACTCGCTGCTCTCTCTGTGGATGAACGTCTACCTGGGGGTGGGCAAGGCCGCCATCGGCGTCATCTTCGCCCTGGGGAACCTCGCCTTCTCCACGGCCTCGCTCTTCGCCCACGCCTTCGTCAGAAGGCTCGGGATGGTCAAGGCCTCGGCCGCGAGCAGATTCGCCTCGGGCGCCCTACTGGCGGCCCTCCCCCTGGCCCCCAACGGCGCAATATTCGTCGTTATGTATATGCTCTACAACGCCATGGTCGGCATAGGCGGAACTGCGCGCTCCTCCTTCATCTCGGGCGCAGCGGCTGAGGGGAGCGAGGCGACGACGCCCGCAGTAGCCAGCATATCCATGAGGATAGCTGCGACGCCATCAGCTGCGGCGGCCGGATACCTCATCGATGTGGGGCCTCCTCTTCTGATGCCCATCGCGGCCGCGTTCATTATAGCGGCCGGCTACGTGTTCCTCAAACTGAGGGAGGAGGAAGGGGCCTAG
- a CDS encoding MFS transporter, producing MRKRLYLYSALQNFASSLYGPFVSFVAATEGMPPLLLGLVSSAGTVFNNLSAFLVSFRRWRPINLITAANVVSAIALIAMAIYTDIYSVYALAYALVAMSLGASGYGWSLLLEQFTRRSRGISLAQFSFYSTLGGLAATLITGLLMRNNPMAIKLSLLAAAGITLANTAQLRRLGVRYEEGERPPASKMDRRLVKFYLGTFVFVITWSFAWPLFPLAQVYIYHMNGLQVAVLQIITVVSTLAFQRPMGAFVERHKRLSLFLGRATFMTWPLIYGVANNVYEIFIAYMFFGFGGSISNVAYFAYVVDNAEDKRRALGYFNLVNAAGALVGSELSSAILSYIQPNERVIREMLIASALARLGASFLYLL from the coding sequence GTGAGAAAACGCCTCTATCTATACTCAGCTCTCCAGAACTTCGCGAGCTCCCTCTACGGCCCCTTCGTCAGCTTCGTCGCGGCGACTGAGGGGATGCCGCCGTTGTTGTTGGGCCTCGTCTCGTCGGCCGGCACAGTGTTCAACAACCTCTCGGCGTTTCTAGTCTCGTTCAGAAGATGGAGGCCTATCAACCTCATCACTGCGGCGAACGTAGTGTCGGCGATCGCCTTGATAGCTATGGCGATATACACAGACATATACTCCGTCTACGCGTTGGCCTACGCCCTGGTGGCCATGTCGTTGGGCGCCTCGGGCTACGGCTGGTCCCTACTCCTAGAGCAGTTCACCAGGAGGAGCAGAGGGATCTCCCTAGCCCAATTCTCCTTTTATTCCACGTTGGGCGGCCTCGCCGCCACGCTTATAACGGGCCTTTTGATGAGGAACAACCCAATGGCCATAAAGCTCTCGCTGCTAGCCGCCGCAGGCATAACGTTGGCCAATACGGCGCAGCTGAGGAGGCTCGGGGTTAGGTACGAGGAGGGGGAGAGGCCGCCTGCCTCCAAAATGGATAGAAGGCTGGTCAAGTTCTATCTGGGCACCTTCGTCTTCGTGATAACGTGGTCGTTCGCGTGGCCTCTCTTCCCTCTGGCGCAAGTCTACATATACCACATGAACGGCCTACAGGTGGCCGTGCTGCAGATTATAACGGTCGTATCGACGTTGGCCTTCCAGAGGCCCATGGGCGCCTTCGTCGAGAGGCACAAGAGGCTCTCCTTGTTCCTGGGCAGAGCCACCTTTATGACCTGGCCTCTGATCTACGGAGTCGCCAATAACGTCTACGAGATCTTCATCGCCTATATGTTCTTCGGGTTCGGGGGATCTATATCCAACGTGGCCTATTTCGCCTACGTGGTGGACAACGCCGAGGATAAAAGGAGGGCGTTGGGCTACTTCAACTTGGTCAACGCCGCCGGCGCCCTAGTAGGCTCCGAGCTCTCCAGCGCGATATTGAGCTACATCCAGCCCAACGAGAGAGTGATTAGGGAGATGCTCATCGCCAGCGCCCTCGCGAGGCTCGGCGCATCGTTCCTGTATCTGTTGTGA
- a CDS encoding DsbA family protein: MNKWALIIAAVGVVIIAGAVAAIIAMGGQHQQNKHIAYFCAGATPAVFQAIHLAEAGALEGQIAYEGQTVCVGVQLAEGQYEYLLSLLNSSMRVGSGGVAVVEYLDPTCPYCALFYALYGGGLGSYVENGTVTLAVRYFPTHVFSYYQEGQYEAFDAGVEAWLYWQCAYRQGRLMEAVEGTYAVAARYIEDYLRTGNSTDLSVYPLAELSYLSQSLPGCHVNATTAQLAQLVQSALGQVSSEAQRMGVPQSMLGTPLFVVFRIK, translated from the coding sequence ATGAACAAGTGGGCCCTTATAATCGCAGCCGTGGGCGTGGTAATTATAGCGGGAGCGGTCGCCGCAATTATTGCTATGGGCGGTCAACATCAACAGAACAAACATATCGCCTACTTCTGCGCCGGGGCCACCCCAGCCGTCTTTCAGGCGATACACCTCGCCGAGGCGGGCGCCCTCGAGGGACAGATAGCGTACGAGGGCCAGACCGTCTGCGTCGGGGTGCAGCTGGCCGAGGGCCAGTACGAGTACCTCCTCTCGTTGTTGAACTCGAGCATGAGGGTCGGCTCCGGGGGCGTGGCGGTGGTGGAGTACCTGGACCCGACCTGCCCGTACTGCGCTCTGTTCTACGCGCTGTACGGCGGAGGGCTCGGCTCGTACGTGGAGAACGGCACGGTGACCCTCGCGGTGAGGTACTTCCCGACGCACGTATTCTCGTACTACCAAGAGGGCCAGTACGAGGCCTTCGACGCAGGCGTCGAGGCCTGGCTCTACTGGCAGTGCGCCTATAGGCAGGGGAGGCTGATGGAGGCCGTGGAGGGGACGTACGCCGTAGCCGCGCGCTATATCGAGGACTATCTCAGGACCGGCAACTCCACGGACCTCTCGGTCTATCCGCTGGCCGAGCTGTCCTATCTGTCCCAGAGCCTCCCGGGGTGCCACGTCAACGCCACGACGGCCCAGCTGGCCCAGCTCGTCCAGTCCGCGCTGGGGCAGGTCTCCTCGGAGGCCCAGAGGATGGGCGTGCCGCAGAGCATGCTCGGCACTCCGCTGTTTGTGGTGTTCAGAATTAAATAA
- a CDS encoding ribbon-helix-helix domain-containing protein — protein MDEMALVTFRITAKMLEDLDALVKDGLYQNRSEAIRAAIKLLLEKHGYVGGAT, from the coding sequence ATGGATGAGATGGCCCTCGTGACGTTTAGAATAACGGCGAAGATGCTCGAGGATCTCGACGCTCTCGTCAAAGACGGGCTGTATCAGAACCGCAGCGAGGCCATAAGAGCGGCCATCAAGCTCTTGCTCGAGAAACATGGCTACGTGGGAGGGGCAACCTAG
- a CDS encoding class I SAM-dependent methyltransferase: MLVELARRQGLLTKDCEIKMVKRPRDPESALIADFLKLYDWLVDNACKLASADRISDVVSEDTAYRLYVQLLNKEAYRAFRRSLYAGLEVPRWGRVLLLGAGLIEPANFVEAAQMLGVRPDFAVQEVDREICEELMRLSSSYNYTVYCGYDIGESFDGVVVQNVLHWAEDPQRVLIEARRLGRRMLCSQGVIEGASVGFL, translated from the coding sequence ATGCTCGTCGAGTTGGCCCGGAGGCAGGGCCTCCTCACAAAGGACTGCGAAATAAAGATGGTCAAGAGGCCGCGCGACCCCGAATCGGCCTTGATCGCGGACTTTCTGAAGCTATACGACTGGCTAGTCGACAACGCGTGCAAGCTTGCCAGCGCCGACCGGATATCGGACGTAGTCTCAGAAGATACGGCCTACAGGCTCTACGTCCAGCTCTTGAACAAGGAGGCATATAGGGCATTCCGCCGATCTCTCTACGCGGGTCTCGAGGTGCCCAGGTGGGGGCGCGTGCTCCTGTTGGGGGCAGGTCTGATAGAGCCGGCGAACTTCGTTGAGGCAGCCCAGATGCTCGGCGTGAGGCCCGACTTCGCTGTGCAAGAGGTGGACAGAGAGATCTGCGAGGAACTCATGAGGCTATCTTCGAGCTACAACTACACCGTATACTGCGGCTACGATATAGGCGAGAGTTTCGACGGAGTTGTGGTACAGAACGTACTCCACTGGGCTGAGGACCCACAACGCGTCTTAATTGAGGCGCGGAGGCTGGGGAGGCGCATGTTGTGTTCGCAAGGCGTCATCGAGGGCGCGAGCGTCGGATTCCTCTAG
- a CDS encoding NAD (FAD) dependent dehydrogenase: MKSIVIAGGGISGVYLAYKLASQLEDVKIYLIDPKPYHEFVMGIPMALAGLVKFEDLRMPLDGLKRVKYVRDEVVDVRESGLKLSSGEIVRGDYNVLAVGSFKVGDDFFSVEGAEAFFNSVSAATAVRFVVDELYPIMGFGEVAISIKTLWPQKEVSIHMVYVHPDYKWLFDAYKETFEKHGVLFTEEPPPNDRRGELHVVVPELYLHPLAKGLKVGSLFETQYDRTYIIGDSSLMKIGLPPIGWGALWQASVLSQAISSEMKSGTIEVEVDEWSYMKDPDKFKQYFTYRMTKGVPLVQLKGLYDIWKTKVFGSL; this comes from the coding sequence ATGAAAAGTATTGTGATCGCCGGCGGAGGAATATCGGGCGTCTACCTGGCATACAAGCTGGCGTCCCAGTTGGAGGACGTCAAGATCTATCTTATTGACCCGAAGCCGTACCACGAGTTCGTGATGGGTATACCTATGGCGCTCGCGGGCCTTGTCAAATTCGAGGATCTCAGAATGCCGCTAGACGGCTTGAAGCGGGTTAAATACGTCAGAGACGAGGTAGTCGACGTAAGGGAGAGCGGCCTTAAGCTGTCCAGCGGGGAGATCGTCAGAGGCGACTACAACGTGCTCGCAGTGGGCTCCTTCAAGGTCGGCGACGACTTCTTCTCAGTTGAGGGGGCCGAGGCTTTCTTCAACTCAGTGTCTGCGGCCACCGCGGTCAGATTCGTCGTAGACGAGCTCTATCCCATAATGGGCTTCGGCGAGGTTGCTATATCGATAAAGACGCTGTGGCCTCAGAAGGAGGTCTCCATCCACATGGTCTACGTCCATCCCGACTACAAGTGGCTCTTCGACGCCTATAAGGAGACCTTCGAGAAACACGGCGTTTTGTTCACTGAGGAGCCGCCGCCGAACGATCGCCGGGGCGAGCTGCACGTGGTCGTCCCAGAGCTCTACCTCCATCCGTTGGCCAAGGGCCTCAAGGTGGGCTCCCTCTTTGAGACTCAGTATGACAGAACCTACATTATAGGCGACTCGTCGTTAATGAAGATAGGGCTTCCGCCCATCGGCTGGGGGGCCCTCTGGCAAGCCTCAGTGCTCTCGCAGGCCATATCGAGCGAGATGAAGAGCGGCACTATAGAGGTGGAGGTGGACGAGTGGTCCTATATGAAGGACCCGGACAAGTTCAAACAGTATTTCACATACAGAATGACCAAGGGAGTCCCATTGGTACAACTGAAGGGCCTCTACGACATCTGGAAGACCAAGGTCTTCGGCTCGCTCTAG